TAAAAATCGTAGGCGTGCTCGACTGGGAGATGGCGACCATAGGCGACCCGCTCATGGACCTTGGAAGTTCGCTCGCCTACTGGGTTGAGAAGAACGATTCGCCCAACATGCTCATGATAAGGCTTATGCCTACCAATATCGACGGCATGATGACCCGTGAAGAGATTGTTCAAAGGTATTCGGAACGCTCGGGCATCAAAATAAGGAACTTCGATTATTATTATATCTTCGGTCTCTTCAGGCTCGCAGTGATCGCCCAGCAGATTTATTACCGCTTCTACAACGGCCAGACAAAAGATGAACGCTTCGGCATGCTCAAATTCGCGGTTCAGATACTTGATGAAACGGCAAAAGCTGTTATCGAAAAATCAAAACTATAAAGGTGGAATGATGAAACTTGCAGGTGTCAAAGCAGTCATAACAGGCGCAGCATCAGGCATAGGCAAAGCTATTGCAGTAAGGTTCGCTTCCGAAGGTGCATCCGTGTTCATCTCTGATATTAATAAAGAGAAGCTGGAAAATACCGTGGCTGAGATAAATGCATCAGGCGGTAAAGCCTCCGGTACAATAGCAGACGTCTCAAAAGAGGATGATGTGAGGCGTCTTGCAGCAGAGGCCGCAGAATTGATGGGCGGAATAGATGTCCTTGTGAACAACGCGGGAACAGGTACCATAGGCTATATGGAGCAGATATCCGATGCCGAGATAGACCGCGCCTTCGGTGTCAATCTGACAGGGGTCATGCGTGTGACGAGGGCGTGCGTTCCTTATCTTAAGAAGAGCGGCAGAGGCAGGATCATAAACATATCTTCAGTCGAGGGCATACGCGGATCAGCCTTCCTCCCTGTCTATTGCGTGACAAAGTCCGGGGTCATAGGCCTCACAATGGCCAATGCCATGGAGCTTGCGAGGTTCTCGGTCACGGTAAACGCAATTTGTCCGGGGCCCATCGAGACCGACATGCTGGCTCCGCTTATAAGCTCGGATGAATACAGGCAGAAGATGATAAAGGCTGTGCCTCTCAAACGAATCGGAAAGCCTGAAGACATTGCAGGCGCGGCACTCTTCCTTGCCTCTGAAGATTCATCATTTATTACAGGTCACTCGCTGGTGGTTGACGGAGGGATGACGGTAAGAAACTAGTGGTGAGTGGTGAGATAACATACTAATCCGGACTCATATTTGATCCAGGATTAACGAACTCTATGTTCAATTTCTTAAATGATTTTTTTCCACGAAGAGCACGAAGGTCACGAAGAAAAGCTTCTAAGGACTTATAGAAAACCGATTATACTCTCAATATTTATTATCTTCGAACTCTTCGTGTCCTTCGTGGTGAATATGATTTCTTCTGAATATGTTCATACCTGTTAATACCAGCTGTGCTGTAAGGCATGACAAGTTATCCATACAAAAGGCTAAAAAAGAATATGGTTTTTCTACTCGATTATCAGCCGGGCGGAATCGTCTTTTATCTGAATATCGATGCCCGGGAGGTTTTTGTTTTTGAAACTGAGCATTATATCTTCGAGCGTACCCTTGATCTTGGCGGTGTGGCATATTGAATGTCCGTAAATGCTGCTTATTTGAATCTCCATTATGCCATCAGTTGAGGCAAGTGCGTCATAAACCCTCTGGTATGACTCATGATTTCTAATGTTATCAATACAGATAGCGGTTACGAATGCAGGGGTTGAGACGGCTGTTATCTTCTGGTCGATCTTCTGCCTGAGATCGTCCAGGATGGATGAAATTACAAGACCGTACATGTCATTTACCGGCATTTCCGCCTTTTTTGAAAGGTTCCACGAACCGATCACCGATTTGCTCGAGACATTGACCAGGTTCAGCTTCAGAATGCACTGATTCATTGAACCGCCCAGGGACTGTATCCTTATACTGCCCGAAACAAGAAGGTCGGCCTTGAACAATGACGCAATCATTATCGGGTCTGCCCCTGCCGCCCTTGATTCCGGCGCTTCCATGAACACGTTTTCTCCCCACTGGGAAAGCTCCGTTGCAAGTCTTGATTCAAAGACCGAATATTTCTTATTTCCTGTAGAGTTCCACCATTCACGGTTTTTTTCACTTGGGGAATTTGTTGTAACAGCAAGGATTATCCTGGGCCTGAACTCGGCGGGTATGTCGAATCTGTTTGCTGAAATCCACTGTTTCAGAAAGTCGTCTTTCATCGTGAATTCATAGGTTGCATAGACTACATTTGCCTGCCGGTTTTTTGAAACAAGCCTTATCACTGTGGCATCCTGCATACCGCGCTCGGTTATAAGTCCGGGAAGCTTGTTCAAAACGGCATAGACGGAACTTTGAGGGACAAGCTTGAGGGCATGCTTGGTTATAGCCTTGGAATAGGCGTCCTGTTTCGCCGCCTCCTCCGCCTTCTGTATACTTGGGCTGTTGATTATTCCCGTTCCTTGAGATGTAAGAATTATTTCGGCAGAGTATGAAGGTAAGGCTGTTAAGAGGCAGGCGGCCAGAATGACGGCCGCCTTTAGACTCTTTGTTGGGGTCATCCTGCGAGGAAATCCTTCAGTTTGGAGTTTACCTCCAGAGGTTCGATGCTTGCCACTGCATGTTTGTAAATCAGGACTGGCTTGTCGGTCTGCAGAAGTATGCAGAACGGGTCGAAGCTTTTGACATGCCCTTCCATTTTTACATTATCAAGAAGCGTTATCACGATTGAAACTCTTTCTTTCCTGGCCTGATTTAAAAACTGGTCCTGAACATTGAATACAACTTTTGCCATAACAATCTCCTTGTCTTAATAGATTGTATTAAACGCCTTACTTCTATTTATCAAGCGCCCAACAAAATCAAGCTGTTTTATTTAATTTATGAAACAATATTTCGGCGAGTGTTGATATTTTCTTTAAATGAAAATTATTTTTTATCAGGTTTACATGTTCTGACAAGATTTATAAAATGTCAATATGGATGAAATAAAACGTATCGATGAGTTGAGAAGAATCATAAATCACCATAATTACCGGTATTATGTGATCGATTCGCCTGAGGTATCGGACGGCGAATATGATGAGCTTATGAGGGAACTCATTGCCCTTGAAGAAGCCAATCCCGGAATGATTACAAGCGACTCCCCGACTCAGAGGGTAGGGGGCGCCCCGCTTTCGGAGTTTGCACGGATGGTTCACAGGGTACCTCTTTTAAGCATAGATAATGCGATGGATGAAGACGAATTAAGGGCTTTTCATGAGAGGGTACGGAAGTGGCTCGGAGTATCGGATATTTCCTATTGCTGCGAACCGAAATTCGACGGCCTTGCTGTGGAGCTTGTTTATGAGAAAGGGATCCTTGTAAGAGGCGGAACCCGCGGTGACGGTCTGGCAGGGGAGGATGTAACAAACAATCTGAGGACCATTAAAAGCATACCGTTAAAAATAGATATATCGGGCAGTGACCTGCTGGAGGTAAGAGGGGAAGTTGTAATGCTTAAGGATGCATTCAAAGCCCTTAACGATGACCGCATGAAAAAAGGCGAACCTGTTTTTGCAAACCCGAGAAATGCCGCCGCAGGTTCCTTGAGACAGCTGGACCCGCGCATAACGGCTCAGCGTGCGCTCGTGTTCTTTGCGTACGGCGTTTCTGAACCGGCTGAATTGTCGCCATCACAGTTCAAAGTTCTCGACATACTTTCAGGGGCAGGTTTCAGGGTCAACAATGAGCGCAGGATATGTGCCGGGCTTGATGAAGTCATGGCTTATATTGATCATATGAAAGATATCAGGGAGGGTCTGCCTTACGAAATGGACGGGGTAGTCGTAAAAGTCGACAGCATAAGCTTTCAGGAGAGTCTTGGTGTGAAGGCGAAATCACCCCGCTGGGTCATAGCATTCAAGTTTCCTCCCACACAGGCAACGACTGTTCTTAAAAACATCGAGGTTCAGGTGGGGCGTACCGGAACTTTGACGCCTGTAGCAATACTGGAACCTGTGCATGTGGGCGGCGTGACAGTAAGCAGGGCCACTCTGCATAACCTCGATGAAATAAAAAGAAAAGGTCTGATGATAGGAGATACGGTTCTTATCCAGCGTGCCGGAGACGTTATCCCGGAGGTGGTTTCCCCTGTTGTTTCAAAAAGGGACGGAACTCAGAGGGAATTCAAGATGCCAGAGGCCTGTCCCGTCTGCGGCTCTCTTGTCGAGGTTGAAGGCGTTTTCTACAGATGCATCAACATGTCGTGTCCGGCTATCATCAAGGAGAGGCTTTACCATTTTGCATCAAAAGACGCCTTTGACATCGAGGGCTTAGGCGGAAGGATTGTTGAACAGATAGTGGATATACTTCATGTAAGCGACGCCTCTGGGCTTTTTACTCTTACGAAAAACGACCTGCTCAAACTGGAAGGATTTGCAGAGCTTTCTGCAAACAACCTCCTTTCTGCTATATCTTCACGCAAAACCGTATCTCTTGGCAGGTTCATATATGCGCTCGGAATCAGGCATGTCGGGACCACGACTGCGTCCGACCTGGCCAGGAGGTTCAAATCTCTTGATGATCTCATGAATGCCGGAATGGACGATCTTTCTTCTGTCAGGGGTATTGGCAGGGAGGTTGCTGCATCCATTCACAATTTTTTCAGCAACAGCGACAATCGAGCAGAGATAAGAAGGCTTCTTGATGCAGGTGTTCTGCCGGTCAATGATAATATTGCACCTGCTGTAACAACTTCTTTAATATCAGGCAAAAGGATTTGCTTTACAGGAACCCTTGATAAGATGGCCCGGTCCGATGCGAAGAAAATGGCTGAGGCTCATGGAGCAATAGTCGTCGATTCCGTTGGAAAACAGCTTGATTATCTTGTTGCAGGTGCTGACCCGGGTTCAAAACTGGACAAGGCAATCAAGCTTGGGATTCAGATTCTGGACGAGGAGGCGTTTCTTGATATCGTGGGGGACAGGTCATGAAGGCCATACAGGTTAATGTTTCCGGGAGAGTTCAGGGCGTGTGCTTCAGAGCAGCCACCCGTGATGAGGCAAGAAGGATCGGGGTTGCGGGCTGGGTAAGAAACCTCTCAGACGGAACTGTTGAAGTATTGGCGCAGGGGCCGGAAGATAAGGTCGACAGACTTCTCTCATGGTGTTATCAGGGCCCTCCCGGTGCATATGTTGCAGGTGTTGATTATACCGAGGTCCCGGCTGACCCCTCATTGAACACATTCAGCATCAGGTATTGAAAGGTATCAGGAATCAAACAGGATATTAAGAAAAAATCCCACGATGGACATTAGTATGGCCGCTAGAAAAGCTGTCCAGAAGTCGACAACCTGAAAACCGTCTACCAGTTTGGATGCCAGGATAATCATAACGGCATTAATTACAAAGGTAAAAAGTCCCAGTGTGAGAATGTTTATAGGCAGCGTAAGGATGATCAGAAACCATCTCAGTGTCGCGTTCAGGAGGCCTATTACCAGTGCGGCTACAAGAAGCGTCCAGCCGCTGTCAATATTGATGCCTTTTATCAGTTTTGCAGCAACTGCAAGCGAGATTGCGGACACAGCCCATTTGATAAGAAAATTTGTCATGAAAACAACTTTATATCAAATCATCATCAGCGTAAATACATATTAAATATGTCTTTACAAATGCATTTTGATGGTTAATATTGATTAGTTAAGAAAGCAGATTTCAGACAAGTATGAAAGGC
The nucleotide sequence above comes from Desulfomonilia bacterium. Encoded proteins:
- a CDS encoding SDR family NAD(P)-dependent oxidoreductase, which translates into the protein MMKLAGVKAVITGAASGIGKAIAVRFASEGASVFISDINKEKLENTVAEINASGGKASGTIADVSKEDDVRRLAAEAAELMGGIDVLVNNAGTGTIGYMEQISDAEIDRAFGVNLTGVMRVTRACVPYLKKSGRGRIINISSVEGIRGSAFLPVYCVTKSGVIGLTMANAMELARFSVTVNAICPGPIETDMLAPLISSDEYRQKMIKAVPLKRIGKPEDIAGAALFLASEDSSFITGHSLVVDGGMTVRN
- a CDS encoding acylphosphatase; this encodes MKAIQVNVSGRVQGVCFRAATRDEARRIGVAGWVRNLSDGTVEVLAQGPEDKVDRLLSWCYQGPPGAYVAGVDYTEVPADPSLNTFSIRY
- the ligA gene encoding NAD-dependent DNA ligase LigA; its protein translation is MDEIKRIDELRRIINHHNYRYYVIDSPEVSDGEYDELMRELIALEEANPGMITSDSPTQRVGGAPLSEFARMVHRVPLLSIDNAMDEDELRAFHERVRKWLGVSDISYCCEPKFDGLAVELVYEKGILVRGGTRGDGLAGEDVTNNLRTIKSIPLKIDISGSDLLEVRGEVVMLKDAFKALNDDRMKKGEPVFANPRNAAAGSLRQLDPRITAQRALVFFAYGVSEPAELSPSQFKVLDILSGAGFRVNNERRICAGLDEVMAYIDHMKDIREGLPYEMDGVVVKVDSISFQESLGVKAKSPRWVIAFKFPPTQATTVLKNIEVQVGRTGTLTPVAILEPVHVGGVTVSRATLHNLDEIKRKGLMIGDTVLIQRAGDVIPEVVSPVVSKRDGTQREFKMPEACPVCGSLVEVEGVFYRCINMSCPAIIKERLYHFASKDAFDIEGLGGRIVEQIVDILHVSDASGLFTLTKNDLLKLEGFAELSANNLLSAISSRKTVSLGRFIYALGIRHVGTTTASDLARRFKSLDDLMNAGMDDLSSVRGIGREVAASIHNFFSNSDNRAEIRRLLDAGVLPVNDNIAPAVTTSLISGKRICFTGTLDKMARSDAKKMAEAHGAIVVDSVGKQLDYLVAGADPGSKLDKAIKLGIQILDEEAFLDIVGDRS
- a CDS encoding phage holin family protein; amino-acid sequence: MTNFLIKWAVSAISLAVAAKLIKGINIDSGWTLLVAALVIGLLNATLRWFLIILTLPINILTLGLFTFVINAVMIILASKLVDGFQVVDFWTAFLAAILMSIVGFFLNILFDS
- the hfq gene encoding RNA chaperone Hfq — protein: MAKVVFNVQDQFLNQARKERVSIVITLLDNVKMEGHVKSFDPFCILLQTDKPVLIYKHAVASIEPLEVNSKLKDFLAG